In Acipenser ruthenus chromosome 16, fAciRut3.2 maternal haplotype, whole genome shotgun sequence, the following proteins share a genomic window:
- the LOC117412645 gene encoding regulator of cell cycle RGCC-like — translation MASEKYSKAENEFEDLLKEFDDVMEDFETHTPKRNYDQHLKQAKKATSMGDSAYNESVDSGNSSPGSSLNNSEENLTIAEVMTPSKAKLGDTSDLESYIENLDRVLAEMWND, via the exons ATGGCGTcagaaaaatattcaa AGGCAGAAAACGAATTTGAAGACCTACTGAAGGAATTTGATGATGTGATGGAGGACTTCGAAACGCACACTCCAAAGAGAAATTACGATCAGCATTTGAAACAAGCGAAAAAAGCCACCAGCATGGGCGACAGCGCATATAACGAGTCAGTCGACA GTGGCAATTCCTCCCCTGGTAGCAGTCTAAACAACAGTGAAGAAAATCTAACTATAGCCGAAGTGATGACACCTTCAAAAG caaaACTTGGAGACACAAGTGACCTGGAAAGCTACATTGAAAACCTAGACAGAGTATTAGCTG AGATGTGGAATGACTAA
- the LOC117430395 gene encoding protocadherin-20-like has translation MISGMDYRKHFKMDWARILQNCIGMLLLAHMVSSESVSEVTFSVKEEEDVGVSIGNIQQHLIPLVSDGDTLTYKFLENNLYVTLDEITGFLYTTKHKLDREILCPPDHLGDCVLQLNAIVMPDKYFKMIKVNIDIEDINDNAPYFLENNISLSISENTPVGTTIGIDHLALDKDTGTNSMLTYLLENSDGFFSIVLEGESLSVIIEKPLDRESLDVHQMKLIATDGGHPSLSGTAALNVQVEDANDNCPVFTSAEPILVTIPENAAADSIVAQVHATDADLGSNADIIYSYSPRVSAASRELFSLDPSSGIITFSGVVEMETPHEHKLSVFANSAPCPPALAVVIVYLNQDTNQQPVIDISYIASLDNDDVVLKENVPVNTAIALLDVIDPHNIKGSLNIEGDVPFILKPHHGKYLLLTSKPLDFELDKQYNVFIVAQNANQKSIFHKRFIRIRVNDVNDNAPRFSQRSVEASIEENNGLDTPLIRLTAIDADSDQNGQVVYSLGPDAPPMFAINTSTGELTVSSVLDREQQDLYNFTVVAADQGTPSLETVTTVLIRVLDQNDNRPLFITNEFTFFIPENFPRLGEVAIINVTDADTGPNGKVMVSILNSTVPFVMDNARGTLRCSSDIDRETADIHEIWIVAIDGGNPALSTTAKVTIFVLDINDNPPKVLLPKNNFSCLPIPASTAPGATVAEIYAIDMDAGMNSVISYKIIGKEAPGPSPFKIDSLTGNITLQEKLLTNHYGMHHLFIQVSDGGLPKPLQSTIWINLFVNETLSPCVLNTVPEGFFQEQPLEMQNLCGREFSEILCLPLTFIVGLAMMTASLIFFAAGIYMFRKATVSNLRNMIRPAHEDAEIPLKLNQNYDTRDWVDVQ, from the exons ATGATTTCAGGAATGGAttatagaaaacattttaaaatggactgGGCTCGAATACTTCAG AACTGTATTGGCATGCTCCTGCTGGCCCACATGGTCTCCAGTGAGTCAGTTTCTGAAGTTACATTCAGTGTCAAAGAGGAAGAAGATGTCGGTGTTTCTATTGGGAACATTCAGCAGCATCTCATCCCTCTGGTATCCGATGGAGACACGTTAACTTACAAGTTCTTGGAGAACAATCTATACGTCACCCTGGATGAGATAACTGGGTTCCTGTACACAACCAAACACAAACTTGACAGAGAAATCCTGTGTCCACCCGACCACTTGGGTGACTGTGTGCTGCAATTAAATGCTATTGTTATGCctgataaatattttaaaatgattaaagtCAACATAGACATAGAAGACATTAATGACAATGCACCCTACTTTCTGGAGAACAATATTTCCCTGTCAATATCCGAGAACACCCCAGTGGGAACAACAATTGGAATTGACCATTTGGCCCTTGATAAAGACACCGGGACTAACAGCATGCTCACTTACCTGCTTGAAAACAGCGATGGGTTTTTCAGTATAGTATTAGAGGGGGAGTCACTTTCTGTCATCATCGAGAAGCCACTGGACCGGGAATCTCTGGATGTTCACCAAATGAAACTCATTGCTACTGATGGAGGGCATCCATCTTTATCTGGAACTGCTGCCTTGAATGTTCAGGTAGAAGACGCCAATGATAACTGTCCAGTGTTCACTTCAGCAGAACCCATCCTGGTCACTATTCCTGAAAATGCAGCCGCAGATAGCATAGTGGCACAGGTTCACGCAACTGATGCAGATCTTGGCTCTAACGCGGACATTATTTATTCTTACAGCCCTCGAGTTTCTGCTGCATCCAGGGAATTGTTCAGTTTAGACCCATCTTCTGGCATTATCACTTTCTCAGGGGTTGTAGAGATGGAGACACCTCATGAACACAAACTAAGTGTGTTCGCAAACAGTGCCCCCTGCCCTCCAGCACTAGCAGTtgtaatagtttatttaaatcAGGATACAAATCAACAACCAGTGATAGACATCAGCTACATCGCAAGTCTGGATAACGATGATGTTGTGTTGAAGGAGAATGTACCTGTGAACACGGCAATCGCCCTTTTGGATGTAATTGACCCACATAATATTAAAGGCTCACTTAACATCGAAGGAGATGtccctttcattttaaaaccacacCATGGGAAATATTTACTGCTGACGTCAAAGCCACTCGACTTTGAACTTGATAAACAATACAATGTTTTTATTGTTGCACAAAATGCCAACCAAAAGAGCATTTTCCACAAAAGGTTCATCCGAATCCGAGTAAATGATGTGAATGATAATGCTCCAAGGTTCTCCCAAAGATCTGTTGAAGCTTCCATTGAAGAAAACAATGGGCTAGACACTCCTTTGATCAGACTAACTGCAATAGATGCAGATAGTGACCAAAACGGACAGGTGGTTTACAGTCTAGGCCCAGATGCACCACCAATGTTTGCGATTAACACATCAACAGGTGAGCTCACAGTGTCTTCAGTACTAGACCGGGAACAACAGGATCTTTACAATTTCACCGTGGTTGCTGCTGATCAGGGTACTCCGTCTTTAGAAACCGTAACCACTGTCCTGATCCGAGTGCTGGACCAAAACGATAACAGACCACTTTTCATTACCAACGAGTTTACCTTCTTCATTCCAGAGAACTTCCCCCGCCTCGGGGAGGTGGCAATTATTAATGTGACGGATGCAGACACAGGGCCCAACGGTAAAGTGATGGTTTCCATCCTAAACAGCACTGTACCATTTGTGATGGATAATGCTAGAGGAACACTGCGTTGCTCTTCTGatatagacagagagacagcAGACATACACGAAATTTGGATTGTGGCTATAGACGGTGGGAATCCAGCCTTATCGACCACTGCCAAAGTGACCATCTTTGTTTTAGATATCAACGACAACCCTCCCAAGGTTCTCCTGCCCAAGAACAACTTCTCCTGCCTGCCAATTCCTGCAAGCACAGCTCCGGGGGCAACAGTTGCTGAGATTTATGCTATTGATATGGATGCTGGGATGAATTCAGTTATCAGCTACAAGATCATTGGAAAAGAAGCTCCTGGCCCCAGTCCCTTTAAGATCGATTCCTTGACGGGCAACATAACCCTTCAGGAAAAGCTTCTGACTAATCATTACGGCATGCACCACTTATTTATTCAAGTAAGTGACGGTGGATTACCCAAACCTCTACAATCCACCATTTGGATTAATCTTTTTGTGAATGAAACTTTAAGCCcttgtgttttaaatacagtgcCTGAAGGTTTTTTTCAAGAACAGCCTCTAGAAATGCAAAACTTATGCGGACGTGAGTTTTCTGAAATCCTGTGCTTGCCATTAACGTTTATTGTTGGTCTGGCAATGATGACAGCTTCCCTTATATTTTTTGCAGCAGGTATATATATGTTTCGAAAAGCAACAGTGAGCAACTTGAGGAATATGATTAGGCCTGCTCATGAGGATGCTGAAATCCCTTTAAAACTGAACCAAAACTATGACACTAGAGACTGGGTTGATGTACAATAA